A window of Flammeovirga kamogawensis genomic DNA:
ACTCAACTGAAGTAAAATATGGGGTAAATCATCAGACTTTTCGATAGCAAGGCCATATATATTATTAAGTGTATTAAATAGAAAGTGCGGATGGATCTGATCTTTTAGAGTATTTAGTTCTAATTCTTTTAACTGAAGCTCAATTTGTAGCTTTTCTTTTTCCAATTGATGAATAGTCTCCCTCTTCTTTTGTTCCTCTTTTATTTGTTGAAAACTTGAATAAAGTATGGAAGTAAAAAGTTGTACAAACCATAACATAGAAAGATCATTAATAATTGGGTTCATTTTATTGTAATCTAAATCTGCCAAGACAATAAATACGCCTACTATTAATGTTATCTGCACAAAACTACTCACAATAAATGCATAAAGGAGATATAAAAAGAATCGGAAGTACTTTTTAGAATACAAGTATTTTTTGATGAGTACATTGTTCAAATAATAGGTAAAACCAATTGTAAAAGGAAACCAGACAAGACAAAATAGGAATGTATTAAAATAATCTTGATGAAAATGTCCTAGAAATAAACAGGAAATAATAAGCATACTCCCCCAATAGGTTGCTTCAAACGTTATTTTACTATTTATAAAGAGATACAGTGTACTTTTATTCATGCTTCTAATATTCAAAATATATTTAGAAATTACATCTAGATCAGATAAACAGATCATTTTGGTAGGTAGTATGATAAATTCTGTAGATAAATGAATGTTTTAAAGCTAGAAGAACCGATATAAACTTTATTTCGATAAAAAATGTCAATTCATCGACCTTTAATAGAGGAGTAAAAGTAGTACGTTAAGTTTGAAGTATTGATCACTTAAACACTTTTTAATTATGCAATGGTTTACTAATTTTTACTACGAAGGAGGATATTTATTCATGAATATAATATCTATAGTAGGGGTTTCAATGTTCTTATTTATGATTTTAAGAGGTTTAGGAATCTCAAACAATTTGATTCAACCTGCTAAATCTCAAAAACTAATGAAAGAAGCAGGAATATTGGCCTTAGTTTTAGGTATACTAGGACAACTAATTGGTTTATATTCTGCAATGATTGCTATTTCTACTCAAGGAGGTGTATCTATGCAAGTATTGGCAGCAGGAATTCGTGTATCATCAAATACTACCTTGTATGGCTTTTTCTTTTTTGTAATTGCTAGGGTTGCTTATATGTACTTTACTTTTTCATCTAAAAAAGAAGAATGTTGCTAAAAAAGCAATAGGATAGAATCAGAACATTTATTTGAGAAAACTAACTATTATGAATCGATTTATTGAATTGTACCTACTTGGAGGAGAAACAGAAATGGATGTTATATCTATTCTAGGGTTAACAATGATAACCTTTATAGGTTTAAGGTTTTTAAAAGTAGAAAATGGCTTAATTCAACCAAGAAAATCAGAAGTAATTGTGAGGGAGCTGTCACTTTTAATACTTGTTGTAGCAGTTTTTATTCAATTACTTGGTTTATTTTGGGTTATGAAAGCAATAGAATCAGCAGGGGGCGTACCCTTTGATTTACTAGCGGGAGGTTTATATATATCATTCATTCCTACTTTATACGGTTTTGTATTTTTCTTAATAGGTAGAGTGGCATTTATTTATTTCAAGTTTTCTGATCAAAAAATAATACAAAATCAATAATCTGACTTGATGATTAATAAAAATAAATAGTCGTAGAATCAATTAAGTTTCTACGACTATTTTCATTATGAAGTAAATAAAATGCAGTTAGTAGTAGTCTATAGTCTCTAGCAATATTTGATTTTAGCATTGATAGTAATTAATTATGATTTTTAATTTTTAACTAAGTTGTTATTTGTAATGATAACTTGGTTTAGTTTTAGTTAAGTTGTTCAGATAATAATAATAAACGTTTTAATTGTTGTTATAGGAAACGGCAACTCTAAATAAAGGATTTACCAATTCGGTCATTTGACTTCCTAAATTGGTCGAAATAAAAATACACCTTCAAAATTGTGTAAAAAAAAGTCATAGAATCAATTAAGTTTCTATGACTATCTGTTGTGAAAATGAAAATGTAGTAGGGAAAGCTTCCCTTTCTTTAAAATTAAATTAGTAGCAATACACTGGTTTTAGTAGTAGATACATTTATACTGGTTTTTAGTTTTAGCTAAGTTGTTCAAATAATAATGATAAACGTTTTAATTGTTGTTATAGGAAACGGCAGCTCTAAATAAAGGATTTACCAATTCGGTCATTTGACTTCCTAAATTGGTCAAAAAGGAAAAATATATTTATCAACCTCATTATCTTGAATAATCTATTAGTTATTAAGTGTACTTAATATGTTCTTTTAATGATGTTTCTACATTTGTTTTTAAATGCGTGAACAACATTTCTCCTCATTACTCAATAAATTATTAAAAATTGGAACTATAACATTCATAAACTAGTTATCTGATCTGAATGCTGACATGTACGGTAAGTAAATGATGTGATAAGAAGATTAAAATCGAGTTTAACATTTTGATTTTCTAAGTCTTGACGTTCATTAAATAGAAACATTTGAAGAATATATTGCATTTAAACAAAACGCGCTTACCTTTGCACTCCCCTTACAGCGGTAGGGTCTTAAAAAACATGATGCAGCAGGTAGTGATATAAACCACCAAATGATTTAAGAGCGTAAGACTTATCAGTTTCTAAATAAAACAAAATAAGTATTGCATATTAAATTTCCTTTCTTACCTTTGCACTCGCTTTCAAACGGAGAGCAGTGAAAGGGTAGTGAAAATGAGATTTAGACACCTCTAAAAATTATTTCAAATTAATTGAAAAAACATTTGGAAGTTTAAACTAAAATATCTTACCTTTGCACTCGCTTCTTCAGAGAGGCGATCAATAAAACAACGGTTTTGTTGGTAATAAAAACTGAGATTCAGTTCATTAAGCTTCGGCTTAGACGTTCTTTTGATGTAATGAGAAAGTAATTATAAGATCAGCGAAAGCGGATCCTAATAAAGTTAATTCTTTTAAACAGTTCGTAGAGACAGGTATAAAACATTGATCATTTATTTGATCTAAAAACTCTTACAACGGAGAGTTTGATCCTGGCTCAGGATGAACGCTAGCGGCAGGCCTAATACATGCAAGTCGAGGGGTAACAGGAGTGCTTGCACTTGCTGACGACCGGCGCACGGGTGCGTAACGCGTATATAACTTGCCTTTGTCTGGAAGATAGCCCGGAGAAATCCGGATTAATATTCCATGGTATCTTAAGTGAGCATTCACTAAAGATTAAAGATTTATCGGACAGAGATAGATATGCGTCCCATTAGCTAGTTGGTAAGGTAACGGCTTACCAAGGCGACGATGGGTAGGGGTTCTGAGAGGAAGGTCCCCCACACTGGCACTGAGATACGGGCCAGACTCCTACGGGAGGCAGCAGTAGGGAATATTGGGCAATGGAGGCAACTCTGACCCAGCCATGCCGCGTGAGTGATGAATGCCTTCGGGTTGTAAAGCTCTTTTGTATGGGAAGAACCACAATCTTGCGAGATTGTCTGACGGTACCATAAGAATAAGCACCGGCTAACTCCGTGCCAGCAGCCGCGGTAATACGGAGGGTGCAAGCGTTGTCCGGAATTATTGGGTTTAAAGGGTGCGCAGGTGGCTTTATAAGTCAGAGGTTAAAGACCGGGGCTCAACTCCGCGTTTGCCTTTGATACTGTAAGGCTTGAAATACGTATGGGTAGGCGGAATTCCTCATGTAGCGGTGAAATGCACAGATATGAGGAGGAAGACCGAAGGCGAAGGCAGCTTACTGGGCGTTATTTGACACTGAGGCACGAAAGCGTGGGGAGCGAACAGGATTAGATACCCTGGTAGTCCACGCCGTAAACGATGAGAACTCGACCTGTGTGGTGTAACCATGCGGGTCCAAGTGAAAACGAGAAGTTCTCCACCTGGGGAGTACGCTGGCAACAGTGAAACTCAAAGGAATTGACGGGGGTCCGCACAAGCGGTGGAGCATGTGGTTTAATTCGATGATACGCGAGGAACCTTACCTGGACTCGAATTCGTTTTGACAATTCTAGAGATAGAACTTTCTTCGGACAGAATGGAAGGTGCTGCATGGCTGTCGTCAGCTCGTGCCGCGAGGTGTTGGGTTAAGTCCCGCAACGAGCGCAACCCCTACTTCTAGTTGCCATCAGGTTATGCTGGGGACTCTAGAGGAACTGCCTGCGCAAGCAGAGAGGAAGGCGGGGACGACGTCAAGTCATCATGGCCCTTACGTCCAGGGCAACACACGTGCTACAATGGTAGGGACAACGGGCAGCAAGCTAGCGATAGTAAGCGAATCTCGAAAACCCTATCCCAGTTCGGATTGGAGTCTGCAACTCGACTCCATGAAGTTGGAATCGCTAGTAATCGCGCATCAGCTATGGCGCGGTGAATACGTACCCGGACCTTGTACACACCGCCCGTCAAGCCATGGAAGTTTGGTGGGCCTGAAGATGGTGGCCGTAATAGGAGCTATTTAGGGCAAAACAAATAACTGGGGCTAAGTCGTAACAAGGTAGCCGTACCGGAAGGTGCGGCTGGAACACCTCCTTTTGGAGCCTTGTGCTTTACGAACCGGGATCTGCTTTCGCAGTGATTATAATTACTTTCTTTTGCATTAATATTGGGAATAAGTCCTAATAATCCTTTTATGGGGGATTAGCTCAGCTGGCTAGAGCGCTTGCCTTGCACGCAAGAGGTCATCGGTTCGACTCCGATATTCTCCACGTTGTTCTAAAATGTTAGAACAAAAAGATCTTTGACAGAATGGGAAAAACTTAAGGGTATCTAATTTATTAGATATTCTGCAAAAAGAAAAGCGAGAGAAGGGTATACAGAGAATGCCTAGGCTTTTGGAGGCTACGAAGGACGCGACAAGCGGCGAAACGCTTTGGGGAGGTGCACATGACCTATGATCCGAAGGTATCCGAATGAGACAACTCAGCATGTTGAAGACATGTTCGTATGGCCAACCCGGGGAACTGAAACATCTAAGTACCTGGAGGAAAAGAAAACAATAGTGATTCCGCAAGTAGTGGCGAGCGAACGCGGAAGAGTCCAAACCAATTGAGTTCCGGCTTGATTGGGGTTGTAGGACTTCAATAATAATTTAATAATGAATTGGAATATACTGGAAAGTATTGCCGTAGAGGGTGAAAGTCCCGTACAAGTAAGTTGTTGACTTAGTGAAGTATCCTGAGTAAGTGGGGGCCGGTGAAACCCCCATTGAATCCGGCGGCACCATCCGCCAAGACTAAATACTCCCAAAAGACCGATAGTGAACAAGTACCGTGAGGGAAAGGTGAAAAGTACCGTGAATAACGGGGTGAAATAGATCCTGAAACTGTATACCTACAAGCGGACGGAGCTACTTAGTGTAGTGACGTCGTGCCTTTTGCATAATGAGCCTACGAGTTACCTATATTAGCAAGATTAAGGATTTAAGGTCTGTAGTCGTAGCGAAAGCGAGTCTTAAGTGGCGTTAAAGTTAGTGTAGGTAGACGCGAAACCAGGTGATCTACCCATGGGCAGGTTGAAGTTGTGGTAACACACAATGGAGGACCGAACCGGTTGACGTTGAAAAGTCTTCGGATGACCTGTGGGTAGGGGTGAAAGGCCAATCAAACCTGGAAATAGCTCGTACTCCCCGAAATGCCTTTAGGGGCAGCGTCGGATGAGTTTGATGGAGGTAGAGCTACCAATTAGATGCGGGGGAGTCATATCCTACCAAATCTAGATGAACTCCGAATGCCATCAAACACTACCGGCAGTGAGGGCTAGGGTGCCAAGGTCCTAGTCCGAGAGGGAAAGAACCCGGACCATCGTCTAAGGTCCCCAAGTGATAATTAAGTTGAACTAAGGAGGTTCAGTCGCTGAGACAGCCAGGATGTTAGCTTGGAAGCAGCTATTCATTCAAAGAGTGCGTAACAGCTCACTGGTCGAGCGACAGAGCATCGATAATGATCGGGCATAAATTATCCACCGAAGACATGGATTTGTGCGTAAGCACGAGTGGTAGGGGAGCATTCTGACAGGGTTGAAGCAGCATGGTGATGTGTTGTGGACTTGTTAGAAAAGCAAATGTAGGCATAAGTAACGATAAGGCAGGTGAGAAACCTGCCCGCCGATAGACCAAGGTTTCCTGGGCGACGCTAATCGTCCCAGGGTTAGCCGGGACCTAAGGGGATTGCCGAAGGGCATACTCGATGGATATCAGGTCAAAATTCCTGAGCATCCGATAATACTGATGGAGTGACGGAGTGATGCAGTATCTGCGTGCTGACGGAATAGCACGTTGAATAGTGTACCTATAGGGACTATAGTTAAATGCGTAGTCCTTGGGGAAACTAGACAGTACATAGCGACTACGGTCAATGTGATAACGATACGAAACGCTTCCGAGAAAACCTTCTAAGATTATATTATTGGATCCCGTACCCCAAACCGACACAGGTGGTTAGGATGAGTAATCCGAGGCGCTCGAGTGATTCATGGCTAAGGAACTAGGCAAATTAGCCCCGTAACTTCGGGAGAAGGGGCGCCTACTTACTTTGTAAGAGGCCGCAGCGAAGAAGTCCAGGCGACTGTTTAACAAAAACACATGGCTATGCGAACTCGAAAGATTCAGTATATAGCCTGACACCTGCCCGGTGCTGGAAGGTTAAGAGGGGGAGTTAGTTTTAGGACGAAGCTCTGAATTGAAGCCCCAGTAAACGGCGGCCGTAACTATAACGGTCCTAAGGTAGCGAAATTCCTTGTCGGGTAAGTTCCGACCTGCACGAATGGTGCAACGATCTGGACGCTGTCTCGGCCATGAGCTCGGTGAAATTGAAGTAGCGGTGAAGATGCCGCTTACCCGCAACGGGACGAAAAGACCCCATGAACCTTTACTGCAACTTAACGTTGGCCGTTGGCCAGGAATGTGTAGGATAGGCGGGAGACTATGAAGGAGTGTCGCCAGGCATTTTGGAGTCATTGTTGAAATACCGCCCTTTCCTGTTTGACGGTCTAACGAGCGTATGCTCGGACATTGTTTGGTGGGTAGTTTGACTGGGGTGGTCGCCTCCAAAAGAGTAACGGAGGCTTTCCAAGGTTCCCTCACGACGGTCGGCAATCGTCGGAAGAGCGCAATGGCATAAGGGAGCCTGACTGCGAGAGAGACATTTCGAACAGGCACGAAAGTGGGACATAGTGATCCGGTGGTACCGCATGGAAGGGCCATCGCTCAAAGGATAAAAGGTACTCTGGGGATAACAGGCTGATCTCCCCCAAGAGCTCATATCGACGGGGAGGTTTGGCACCTCGATGTCGGCTCGTCACGTCCTGGGGCTGGAGAAGGTCCCAAGGGTTGGGCTGTTCGCCCATTAAAGTGGCACGCGAGCTGGGTTCAGAACGTCGTGAGACAGTTCGGTCTCTATCTGTTGCGGGCGTAGGAAATTTGAGAGGCTCTGACTTTAGTACGAGAGGACCGAGTTGGACACACCTCTGGCGTACCGGTTGTTCCGCCAGGAGCATCGCCGGGTACCTATGTGTGGAGCGGATAAGCGCTGAAAGCATCTAAGCGCGAAACCCACCTCGAGATGAGATTTCCATATAAGGGTTGTTATAGATGATGACGTTGATAGGCTTCAAGTGTACGTGTAGAGATACATTCAGCTGAGAAGTACTAATCGCCCAATAGCTTTTCTTTTACGGTTAGCACTCTAGTAATAGAGTGCTAGCAAAGTTTTTCCTTTTCACTGTCAAATAACTGATTTTATTAGTTATTTTGTATTAGTGATTAGATTCGATAATCAAAGACATTAAGATATTGATGGTGTCAATGACGTGGGTGTTCACCTCTTTCCATTCCGAACAGAGCAGTTAAGCCCCACAGTGCTGATGGTACTGGGTTAACCCCCGGGAGAGTAGGTCGACGCCACATTCATTAGATATAGAAGGTTAGTTAACACATGATGTTGACTAACCTTTTTTTGTGACTATACTTTTTTATGGAATAGTTGATTATTTTTAAAGTTATCGAGCTATATGTTGATAACTTTCCTACTTGAACTAAATATTTAACTGTGATTTGTGGATAGTTGAAGACTTATCAACAGTTTTCTTATCTTATGGTATTGTTTTTATAAACCTTAACATCTTACAATGAAACTTTGTTTAATATTAAACGTTTAATTTAAAAAAGCGAAAAATAATCTATCTATTATAAGAATAAAATGAAAAAGATCTACAAATTACTTTTAGTACTTTCAATAGTATTTATATCAAACATTATTACGGCACAAGACTTGAAGAGTTGGAAAGAACCAATGCGATCAGAGATGATCAAAATGATTGAAAAAGCTCCTAAAAAGAATAGAATAGCTACATTTGATATGGATGGTACGATGATATCAGAATCCCCAGCTTATGATATTGCAATTTTTACTCAAAAATATTCTGATGCTAAGATAGCATCAAAAGATGATTTGGTTAAAGCATTACTAGCTTTAGCAAAAGACGAAAAATACAAAGAATATGTAGATGACTTCTTTACAACTCATAAATCAAAAGTTTATCAACCAATGGTAGAACTTGTTGAGTTGCTAAAGAAAAATCAATTTAAAGTGATTTTATGTACAGCATCAGAAGATTATTTTGGTACTGTAGCAATGAATACCGCTTTTCCGATATTTGATGATGTAATCGGTACTAATTTTAAAGTAAGATTAAATGATAAAGAAGGGAAAGTTGAAAACTTAAGAGAAGCAGGTATTAGACCTATGTTTGCTTTTGGTAATTCAGATGGAGATTATGCAATGTTAGAATATGCTAAGAAAGGCGGCTTTATTGTATTGCATAATGATAAAGCATCAGGAGAATATGATAAGCCAGAGGAATATATAAAAGAATGCGAAGAAAATAATTTTAAAATGATTAGAATTAATGGAGATTGGAAAACAATTTTTAAATAATTCTATTTAAATTTTAGCATGAAATGAGTCACCCCTTATTATTAAAATTATATAATTAAGGGATGACTCATGTTTTTTCTTAAACTTGAGATATTTTTTTGGTAACTCCAATACCTAAAATTATACTTAAAATAGGTAAGCATATACCGTTAACTATAAATGATTGAATAAAAGGATATAATAAAACACGAACATTAATAGTTTGGAAAATTGGATAGATTCCTTCTAAAAATATTATAAGAAAGAGATTAAATATTGTTACACCCAAAATAAAGTTAATTACAATTGACTTTCTAACAATTTCTGAGAGTACCAACTGGAAAAAACTTAATTGTGTTTGTTCGTTTTTTAATAAAGTATGAGCCACCGAAATGACAACAATAATAAGAAATAATACAATGGTAAAAGAATACATGATTCTATATTTATTTTAGTGATTATTTTAATGAAGAATGAATTCGGTTAAGACCTTTAGTTGTACCAAATAGTTCTTCAGATTTTAAATTATATGCTCTAGCAGCAGCTTCAGCAGTGGGAAATAAACCTAGGTTATGACGAACACCTTTTGAATATAAAACAGCTCTATAGCTTGATTTACTTACTTGGACAACGCCTCTAAACCCAGTTCTATTTCTATGAGATTGATGTCTTCTTAATTCAGCCATAGTAACCCACTCTAAATTGGTTTCCCTACAGTCCAATGAATCTCCATTTTTATTTCTCACAAACAATCTTTTAGAACTTAGGGGTTTTTCTACAAAGTTTTCTGCAATTAGTTTGTGTAAGTAAATTGTTACGTTTTTATATTTTCCATTAGAAAGAGGATAATTCTTTTGGAAAAAAATATACCCACTTACATGTTTTCTTAAATTATTAAGTAAATCAATTTCCTTTAAATAGTTATTTACTTCTAAATACTCAAACGTTCGATCAGAAATCAATACAAAATCAGGTGAATTTTTAAGTTTTATTTTACACAACATATTTAATAATTTAGTTGATTGAAAATTCAAACACATTAATTCGAACGATTGATTTAATTTTAAGTTGTATTTTATTCAAACTATTTACGTTTATTAAATTCTTTTTAACTAACTATGATAGTTAAATAATTTATTTCAGATGAAATAATACCTATTTTTCACAATGAAAATGTGTTCAATTTATTTTATATAATGGGGATCATTACAACCTTTAATACAATCCAATCAGGAATATTTATAACCCTATCTTTATTATATATACTTAATTATATTTTATCTAGAAGAGACAAGGTACAATTAATATATAGTGGTATTTGTATTCTATCAAGTATGTTTATTCTTAC
This region includes:
- a CDS encoding sensor histidine kinase, with the protein product MNKSTLYLFINSKITFEATYWGSMLIISCLFLGHFHQDYFNTFLFCLVWFPFTIGFTYYLNNVLIKKYLYSKKYFRFFLYLLYAFIVSSFVQITLIVGVFIVLADLDYNKMNPIINDLSMLWFVQLFTSILYSSFQQIKEEQKKRETIHQLEKEKLQIELQLKELELNTLKDQIHPHFLFNTLNNIYGLAIEKSDDLPHILLQLSGLLDYLVYQSKEENVALTDEIKVLQQYISLEQLRFDDRFDLYIDLQGGDQDIQIIPFLLFPMIENAFKHGIKPTNDSAYLKISSNYSAETFTFRVENSKPKNKSPKLNKGTGLINLKKRLEICYPAQHQLKINDESDSYYIQLKINL
- a CDS encoding MotA/TolQ/ExbB proton channel family protein, with protein sequence MQWFTNFYYEGGYLFMNIISIVGVSMFLFMILRGLGISNNLIQPAKSQKLMKEAGILALVLGILGQLIGLYSAMIAISTQGGVSMQVLAAGIRVSSNTTLYGFFFFVIARVAYMYFTFSSKKEECC
- a CDS encoding HAD family hydrolase, which produces MKKIYKLLLVLSIVFISNIITAQDLKSWKEPMRSEMIKMIEKAPKKNRIATFDMDGTMISESPAYDIAIFTQKYSDAKIASKDDLVKALLALAKDEKYKEYVDDFFTTHKSKVYQPMVELVELLKKNQFKVILCTASEDYFGTVAMNTAFPIFDDVIGTNFKVRLNDKEGKVENLREAGIRPMFAFGNSDGDYAMLEYAKKGGFIVLHNDKASGEYDKPEEYIKECEENNFKMIRINGDWKTIFK
- a CDS encoding AP2/ERF family transcription factor — protein: MLCKIKLKNSPDFVLISDRTFEYLEVNNYLKEIDLLNNLRKHVSGYIFFQKNYPLSNGKYKNVTIYLHKLIAENFVEKPLSSKRLFVRNKNGDSLDCRETNLEWVTMAELRRHQSHRNRTGFRGVVQVSKSSYRAVLYSKGVRHNLGLFPTAEAAARAYNLKSEELFGTTKGLNRIHSSLK